Below is a window of Candidatus Cloacimonadota bacterium DNA.
AGCCGCTTCCAAAAACAGGATTACCTGGTGAACATCACGAATGACGCCTGGTTTGGCAGTTCCTACGGACCCTGGCTGCACGCCGTCATGACCCGTTTCCGAGCCGTGGAAAACAGGATTCAGATTTATCGCAGCGCGAACACGGGAATTTCGATGATAGTTGACCCGAAGGGCAAAATCCTGACCCAAACCCGGCTTTTTGAAGTGAAAAACATCAGCGCGCCGCTTTACACCACCCCGAAAATCCCGTTCATCCGCAGGATTCACCGCTATCCCTTCATTTTCGTGGCGGTTGCGCTCGTTTTGGCATTGTTGGCTCGTTTCAGAAAATCAAGAGGCGCCAAATGAAAAAACATTACTATACCATCGGTGAAGTCAGCAATCTGCTGGGCGAAAAACCGCACGTGATTCGCTATTGGGAAAGCGAATTCAGCTTCCTGCGTCCCCGCCGCGAAAAGGGCAGAATCCGCAAATACACCCAGGAAAATGTTGAACTTCTGCGCCGGATTCAGGATATGCTTCACAATCAACGCTTTACGATTGAGGGCGCCAGGCTGAAATTGAAGGAGGAACGCCGTCGGATTCGCGCTGGTGAAATCCCCAAACCGCCTCCAGCGCCACCTCAGGTGAATCCTGAAACCACACGCCTATTGACAGAATTGCGTTCCCGGCTGGAAGAAATCAGAACCACCTGCCGTCGGGTTCGGGAGTATAAAAAATGACTTTTCAAGACATCATCTTAAAATTGCAAACCTATTGGGCGGAACAGGGTTGCGCCGTTTTGCAGCCCTACGATGTGGAAATGGGAGCCGGAACCTTCCATCCCGCCACCTTTTTCGGCGCGCTGGGTCCCAAACCCACTGCCGTTGCCTACGCGCAGCCCTGCCGGCGTCCCAAGGACGGTCGCTATGGGGATAATCCCAACCGCCTTCAACATTATTACCAATTCCAGGTTATCCTGAAACCGGGACCGGACAACATCCAAAACCTCTACCTGAAAAGCCTGGAAGCCATTGGCGTTCAGATTTCCAAACACGATGTCCGGTTCGTTGAAGACGACTGGGAAAGCCCAACTTTGGGCGCCTGGGGACTGGGTTGGGAAGTTTGGTTGGACGGCATGGAAATCAGTCAATTCACCTATTTTCAACAGATTGCGGGAGAGGATTGCTTCCCCGTGAGCGTGGAGCTGACCTATGGCTTGGAGCGCCTCGCCATGTATATTCAGGATGTTGATGACTACCGTGATTTGCGTTGGAATCAAAGCCTGAGCTATGGCGAACTGTTTTTCCTGCGCGAAAAGGAATTTTCCCAATACAATTTCAACGAAGCCGGCACCACCCTGCTTTTCCGGCTTTTTTCGGATTTTGAAAAAGAATGTCTGGCGCTGTTGGAAAAAAACCTGCCTTTCCC
It encodes the following:
- a CDS encoding MerR family transcriptional regulator, with product MKKHYYTIGEVSNLLGEKPHVIRYWESEFSFLRPRREKGRIRKYTQENVELLRRIQDMLHNQRFTIEGARLKLKEERRRIRAGEIPKPPPAPPQVNPETTRLLTELRSRLEEIRTTCRRVREYKK
- a CDS encoding glycine--tRNA ligase subunit alpha; translated protein: MTFQDIILKLQTYWAEQGCAVLQPYDVEMGAGTFHPATFFGALGPKPTAVAYAQPCRRPKDGRYGDNPNRLQHYYQFQVILKPGPDNIQNLYLKSLEAIGVQISKHDVRFVEDDWESPTLGAWGLGWEVWLDGMEISQFTYFQQIAGEDCFPVSVELTYGLERLAMYIQDVDDYRDLRWNQSLSYGELFFLREKEFSQYNFNEAGTTLLFRLFSDFEKECLALLEKNLPFPAYDELLRCSHTFNLLDARGVISVTERAAYIGRIRDLARKTALTHLKKEASR